A stretch of the Capsicum annuum cultivar UCD-10X-F1 chromosome 8, UCD10Xv1.1, whole genome shotgun sequence genome encodes the following:
- the LOC107839063 gene encoding vegetative cell wall protein gp1 translates to MASQQQPRPLFRFASMVRPAAQPPASSPQAPAPQPMFRPATPFRPPSPAVTATQPPQPQEPTPQTPATASPPPPVAAAIAPPQPAVPAPRSPISAPQPAALAQRSPLPAPQPQPVAAASPRPTLATPPPRSPVAPPQSVVSPPKAPSPRSPVAAQPQSAATDVTKSPVTKVTTSVPQSPFKTLASNVKTENAPTSTPYSSLPPSPKTKIADSIQSPINQSSPSKAPPPSQKISQTNLVKSQTYSPQTKPAVSHPPSPLKLPPSQLELESRIPPQVDQKSVVVHETTRSNANSNHAMQTTRNGKTVENGKREAVKKDKGVQQKASNSDSSDDFGMSVLTLAGENKGAIMELSPSRKTYSPQSLQKKGIPKAWSSEDDGEKSGSESGKKGDRMQNKSLPMTAFMNSNVQGVNNSILHNASCTHHDPGVHLVFSRKTNGSNGFHIKGGQKS, encoded by the coding sequence ATGGCAAGCCAACAACAACCTCGTCCATTGTTCCGTTTTGCTTCCATGGTTCGTCCCGCTGCACAACCTCCAGCTTCTAGTCCACAAGCACCGGCCCCACAACCGATGTTTCGACCTGCCACCCCATTTAGACCTCCGTCACCGGCAGTTACTGCTACTCAGCCACCTCAACCTCAAGAACCTACTCCACAAACACCAGCTACTGCTTCTCCTCCCCCTCCTGTTGCGGCAGCCATTGCACCACCGCAACCAGCAGTGCCGGCCCCACGTAGCCCCATTTCAGCACCGCAACCAGCAGCGTTGGCCCAACGCAGCCCCCTTCCAGCGCCGCAGCCTCAACCTGTGGCTGCAGCTTCCCCACGTCCAACTCTGGCAACTCCACCTCCAAGATCACCTGTTGCTCCTCCTCAATCTGTTGTTTCTCCACCAAAGGCTCCTTCACCACGCTCTCCAGTGGCAGCACAACCACAAAGTGCTGCCACTGACGTTACTAAATCTCCTGTCACTAAAGTCACCACGTCAGTGCCACAATCCCCATTCAAGACATTAGCTTCTAATGTAAAAACAGAGAACGCTCCAACTAGTACTCCATATTCTTCATTACCACCATCtccaaaaacaaaaatagcaGATTCTATCCAAAGTCCCATCAATCAATCATCACCATCAAAAGCTCCCCCACCATCTCAAAAGATCAGCCAGACTAATTTAGTGAAATCCCAGACTTACTCTCCTCAAACTAAGCCTGCAGTTTCTCACCCGCCATCCCCACTGAAGCTTCCCCCTTCTCAACTTGAACTTGAGTCCAGGATTCCTCCACAGGTTGATCAGAAATCCGTTGTGGTCCACGAAACCACAAGGTCTAATGCTAACAGTAATCATGCCATGCAGACTACAAGAAATGGAAAAACAGTAGAAAATGGGAAACGGGAAGCAGTCAAAAAAGATAAAGGGGTTCAGCAAAAGGCGTCTAATTCTGATTCTTCTGATGACTTTGGAATGAGTGTTCTAACACTAGCTGGTGAAAACAAAGGAGCTATTATGGAGTTAAGCCCTTCAAGGAAGACATACAGCCCTCAGAGTCTTCAAAAAAAAGGAATCCCAAAGGCGTGGAGTAGTGaggatgatggagagaaatcaggGAGTGAAAGTGGCAAGAAGGGAGATAGAATGCAGAATAAGTCCCTTCCTATGACTGCCTTCATGAACAGCAATGTCCAAGGTGTGAACAACTCCATTCTCCACAATGCTTCTTGCACTCACCATGATCCTGGTGTCCACCTTGTTTTTTCAAGGAAGACAAATGGTAGCAACGGGTTCCACATTAAGGGCGGCCAAAAGAGCTAA